The region TTCCGGGTGGTTTACAGATCACACCAGGGAAGGATCTTTCCGCCCCCGGAGGTCCGATCAGTATACCGGGCAAAAGTAGAACAATATTCAGAAAACTCATAGAAGAAATTCTCCGAGAAGAGAAACTGCCAAAAGATGTGGAAATAATTAATCGTGGAAATGATTTGGTTATTCATCTCTCGGATGATGTTTTGTTCCCTCCCGGAAAGGGCCAGCTTCACAGCCAGGCAAAACAATTTCTTAAAAAAATTGGCCCCGTTCTTAAGAAATCTTTTTGGCCCTTAATCATTGAAGGACACACGGATAATCGACCCATTTCAACCAAAGAATTCCCATCCAATTGGGAACTCTCCGCTGCACGTGCCACTTCCGTATTGCGTTTTTTCTTGGAGGAATATTCCATCACCCCGGAACGGTTAACCGCCGTTGGCTATGGTGAGTATCAGCCCTTCTTTCCTAATGATTCATCGGAAAACCGAGGAAAAAACCGCCGGGTCAACATCATCATCGTCGGAGCTGGTTCAGCCAATGGCTAAAAAGGATAAAGGCGGGGAGGAAAAATTTGATCCCAATGCATGGATGAACACCTTTGCCGACCTTCTCACCCTTCTCCTCACATTTTTCGCTCTTCTTTTCTCTATGAAATCCATGGACAAGGGGAAATTACAGGAAGTTCTCGGACACTTTAGGGAGGGGGGAATTTCGACCCAAGAGCTTGGCGCGGGGAACCCGGTTTCAGAACCGGAAATCATTGAAAAATTTATCAAGGTAAGACCCCCCACCTTGTCTCCCAGCCAGATCAAAAAACTACTGTACAGTAAGGGAGGAAAAAGAATCTTTCAAGTCTCAACCGATTTGCGGGGAATTGTCATTCGACTACCCGATTCCGTATTATTCAGTTCGGGGAACTCCAAAATCCAATCCCAGGGTTACCCTTTGTTAGACGAACTGACACAACTGCTTCAACAAATTCCTAACCAGGTCAGAATCGAAGGACATTCCAATAGCCTGGGAACAGAACATCCCAGTAATAATTCCAACTGGGAACTTTCCCTGGAAAGGGCGGTCACCGTTTTGAACTACCTGCTTCAAAAAGGAGATTTAAATCCCGAGCGTTTTTTCATAGCAGGATATGCGGATACCCGCCCCATCGTTCCAAATAATAGCCCCCAAAACAGGGCACGTAACCGTCGCGTGGAAATGGTCCTTCTTGAAAAGCAAAACTCTTTTTTCTCCAGGAGGCAATAGGAA is a window of Nitrospiria bacterium DNA encoding:
- a CDS encoding OmpA family protein, translated to MGDIRVMMVALNLILLVFFVYINSIATESVIKTKKALSSLMGTFSILPGGLQITPGKDLSAPGGPISIPGKSRTIFRKLIEEILREEKLPKDVEIINRGNDLVIHLSDDVLFPPGKGQLHSQAKQFLKKIGPVLKKSFWPLIIEGHTDNRPISTKEFPSNWELSAARATSVLRFFLEEYSITPERLTAVGYGEYQPFFPNDSSENRGKNRRVNIIIVGAGSANG
- a CDS encoding flagellar motor protein MotB; amino-acid sequence: MAKKDKGGEEKFDPNAWMNTFADLLTLLLTFFALLFSMKSMDKGKLQEVLGHFREGGISTQELGAGNPVSEPEIIEKFIKVRPPTLSPSQIKKLLYSKGGKRIFQVSTDLRGIVIRLPDSVLFSSGNSKIQSQGYPLLDELTQLLQQIPNQVRIEGHSNSLGTEHPSNNSNWELSLERAVTVLNYLLQKGDLNPERFFIAGYADTRPIVPNNSPQNRARNRRVEMVLLEKQNSFFSRRQ